One Curtobacterium sp. BH-2-1-1 genomic region harbors:
- a CDS encoding LacI family DNA-binding transcriptional regulator, giving the protein MTVPTTPRAVTRADVARYAGVSTSVVSYVVHDGPRPVAAATAARVREAIRVLGYRPNASAQALRTGSSKMLGLIVPELDNPFWSELGVAVTHAAAARGYDVLLANSDGDAAQERERLRSLSARQVDGIIVTSIMTRPDLSTVTDPGLPMVLLNTFFEVPDYASIGVDALRGAYDGTQHLVEHGYRSIGLVMGHAGSMELREQGWMRALRDAGLPDGPIVRCDFTRRGGYEAGLRMFGEGSGPRAVFVSSDMQAVGLLRALFELGLSAPDDVAIVSFDGAVEADYTNPQLTTVRQPIETMATAAVDRVLGLDADNQWHRDLVPAELVLGASCGCGVRR; this is encoded by the coding sequence GTGACCGTCCCGACGACCCCGAGGGCGGTCACCCGCGCCGACGTCGCCCGGTACGCCGGCGTGAGCACCTCCGTCGTGAGCTACGTCGTGCACGACGGACCCCGTCCGGTCGCAGCGGCCACCGCGGCACGCGTCCGCGAGGCGATCCGCGTCCTCGGCTACCGCCCGAACGCGAGCGCCCAGGCCCTCCGCACCGGGTCCTCGAAGATGCTCGGACTCATCGTCCCCGAGCTCGACAACCCGTTCTGGTCCGAGCTCGGCGTCGCGGTCACGCACGCCGCCGCCGCGCGCGGGTACGACGTCCTGCTCGCCAACAGCGACGGCGACGCCGCGCAGGAACGGGAGCGCCTGCGCAGCCTCTCCGCCCGGCAGGTCGACGGCATCATCGTCACGAGCATCATGACGCGGCCGGACCTGTCCACCGTGACGGACCCCGGCCTCCCGATGGTCCTGCTCAACACCTTCTTCGAGGTCCCCGACTACGCGAGCATCGGCGTCGATGCCCTCCGTGGCGCGTACGACGGCACGCAGCACCTCGTCGAGCACGGGTACCGCTCGATCGGCCTGGTCATGGGGCACGCCGGCTCGATGGAGCTCCGCGAGCAGGGCTGGATGCGAGCGCTCCGCGACGCCGGGCTGCCCGACGGCCCGATCGTCCGCTGCGACTTCACCCGACGGGGCGGCTACGAGGCCGGTCTCCGCATGTTCGGCGAGGGCTCCGGCCCCCGAGCGGTCTTCGTCAGCTCCGACATGCAGGCGGTCGGGCTGCTGCGCGCCCTCTTCGAGCTCGGACTGTCCGCGCCCGACGACGTCGCGATCGTCTCCTTCGACGGCGCGGTGGAGGCCGACTACACGAACCCGCAGCTCACCACGGTCCGGCAGCCGATCGAGACGATGGCGACCGCCGCCGTCGACCGGGTGCTCGGCCTCGACGCGGACAACCAGTGGCACCGGGACCTCGTCCCCGCCGAGTTGGTGCTCGGCGCCAGTTGCGGGTGCGGCGTGCGTCGCTGA
- a CDS encoding Gfo/Idh/MocA family protein: protein MISVGMVGAGQFAPQFAKLFKLHPDVDRVFVTDLVDDRASELVESQHLDGTFPDFDAVLASDVDAVAIFTQRWTHGPLVVKALRAGKHVYSAVPMAISVEEIQAIIEAVRETGLTYMMGETSYYNPATVFARSKVAEGAFGRVFYAEGDYVHDMDLGFYAAYQFSGGEDWKRTASYPPMLYPTHSVGGVLGAIPGHAVSVSCIGVTDDRGDGVFDKDVSQFDNDFSNATALFELDNGGVMRINEMRRVGYPSHIRESRFRYFGTEASFEQLAKVSVWQDKEDSHDISDQIDTQATMELDDPRLAGVDPSLRDAFVSGYAAVHDTSRLPAEYAGVPTGHEGSHQFLADDFVRAVVDRTLPPVNAWTAARFTLPGIIAHQSALQGGVRLEVPDFGDAPETVEAVGSSSIASD, encoded by the coding sequence ATGATCTCTGTCGGAATGGTCGGCGCGGGCCAGTTCGCCCCCCAGTTCGCCAAGCTGTTCAAGCTGCACCCGGACGTCGACCGCGTCTTCGTCACCGACCTCGTCGACGACCGGGCATCCGAGCTCGTCGAGTCGCAGCACCTCGACGGCACGTTCCCGGACTTCGACGCCGTGCTCGCCTCGGACGTCGACGCCGTCGCGATCTTCACGCAGCGCTGGACGCACGGGCCACTCGTGGTCAAGGCCCTCCGCGCCGGCAAGCACGTCTACTCGGCCGTGCCGATGGCGATCTCCGTCGAGGAGATCCAGGCCATCATCGAGGCCGTCCGCGAGACCGGACTCACCTACATGATGGGCGAGACGAGCTACTACAACCCCGCGACGGTGTTCGCCCGCTCGAAGGTCGCCGAGGGTGCCTTCGGCCGTGTCTTCTACGCCGAGGGCGACTACGTGCACGACATGGACCTCGGCTTCTACGCCGCGTACCAGTTCAGCGGCGGCGAGGACTGGAAGCGCACCGCCAGCTACCCGCCCATGCTCTACCCGACGCACTCGGTCGGCGGGGTCCTCGGTGCGATCCCGGGGCACGCGGTCAGCGTCAGCTGCATCGGCGTCACGGACGACCGCGGCGACGGGGTCTTCGACAAGGACGTCAGCCAGTTCGACAACGACTTCTCGAACGCCACCGCCCTGTTCGAGCTCGACAACGGCGGGGTCATGCGGATCAACGAGATGCGCCGCGTCGGCTACCCGTCGCACATCCGCGAGTCCCGCTTCCGGTACTTCGGCACCGAGGCGAGCTTCGAGCAGCTCGCCAAGGTCAGCGTCTGGCAGGACAAGGAGGACTCGCACGACATCAGCGACCAGATCGACACCCAGGCGACGATGGAGCTCGACGACCCCCGACTCGCCGGCGTCGACCCCTCGCTCCGTGACGCGTTCGTCTCGGGCTACGCGGCCGTGCACGACACGTCGCGCCTGCCGGCCGAGTACGCCGGCGTGCCGACCGGACACGAGGGCAGCCACCAGTTCCTCGCCGACGACTTCGTCCGCGCCGTCGTCGACCGGACCCTGCCGCCGGTGAACGCCTGGACCGCCGCCCGGTTCACGCTGCCCGGCATCATCGCCCACCAGTCCGCACTGCAGGGCGGCGTCCGCCTCGAGGTGCCGGACTTCGGCGACGCCCCGGAGACGGTCGAGGCGGTGGGCTCGTCTAGTATCGCCAGCGACTAG
- a CDS encoding carbohydrate ABC transporter permease codes for MATESPVSSPLTTASTRRRSRAPDRARAGTTSPRRRPRNDLWLALIFIAPASVGFAVFLAWPTVRGIYLSFTSFNLLTPPVFTGLQNYERLVQDSIFWHSMAVTVEYVLLNIGFQTILALFIAVMMHRLTKSTFVRGIVLAPYLVSNVVAALIWLWILDTQLGIGNEILSAIGVGRIPFLQSDFWGIPTIAFINVWRNVGYTALLIFAGLQALPEQVYEAGRIDGASEWKMFWRITVPLLRPILSLVLIITIIGSFQVFDTVAIATQGGPANATNVVQNYIYNLAFGRFQFGYASAVSVALLIVLSIITIIQYRLSRSGESDLD; via the coding sequence ATGGCCACCGAGAGCCCTGTGTCGTCACCCTTGACGACGGCCAGCACGAGACGGAGGAGTCGGGCGCCCGACCGCGCCCGTGCCGGCACCACCTCCCCGCGACGCCGGCCCAGGAACGACCTCTGGCTGGCGCTGATCTTCATCGCCCCGGCATCGGTCGGCTTCGCCGTGTTCCTCGCGTGGCCCACCGTCCGGGGCATCTACCTCAGCTTCACGTCGTTCAACCTGCTCACACCGCCGGTGTTCACCGGCCTGCAGAACTACGAGCGCCTGGTGCAGGATTCGATCTTCTGGCACTCGATGGCGGTGACGGTCGAGTACGTCCTGCTCAACATCGGGTTCCAGACGATCCTCGCGCTGTTCATCGCCGTGATGATGCACCGCCTCACCAAATCGACCTTCGTCCGGGGCATCGTCCTCGCGCCGTACCTCGTGTCGAACGTCGTCGCGGCGCTCATCTGGCTGTGGATCCTCGACACGCAGCTCGGTATCGGCAACGAGATCCTGTCGGCGATCGGTGTGGGCCGCATCCCGTTCCTGCAGAGCGACTTCTGGGGCATCCCGACCATCGCGTTCATCAACGTCTGGCGGAACGTCGGCTACACGGCCCTGCTCATCTTCGCGGGACTGCAGGCGCTGCCGGAGCAGGTCTACGAAGCCGGCCGCATCGACGGCGCCAGCGAGTGGAAGATGTTCTGGCGCATCACCGTGCCGCTGCTCCGACCGATCCTCTCGCTCGTGCTCATCATCACGATCATCGGGTCGTTCCAGGTGTTCGACACCGTCGCCATCGCCACCCAGGGCGGGCCCGCGAACGCCACGAACGTCGTGCAGAACTACATCTACAACCTGGCGTTCGGCCGGTTCCAGTTCGGCTACGCGTCCGCCGTCTCGGTGGCCCTCCTCATCGTCCTCAGCATCATCACGATCATCCAGTACCGACTCTCGCGTTCCGGCGAGAGCGACCTGGACTGA
- a CDS encoding carbohydrate ABC transporter permease, with protein MTSTLPPVVEPQTTRAITTRGGPRPPRRKPSVGRVIAWIAMIAVIVVTLFPFYWILRTALSSNGAISADPTSLLPTGFSLGGFERVFGLQSTKEALAQGGSGAAINFWQYLLNSVLTATMITVGQVFFSAGAAYAFARLRWPGRDRVFAVFLAGLMVPTIFTLLPNFTLIKSLGLVDTLFGIALPSMLMTPFAVFFLRQFFLGISREVEEAALIDGAGKVRVFFRLILPMASAPIATLAVLTYITAWNDYFWPLMVSYTDSSRVLTVALGVFKSQSPQSGTDWAGLMAATLVAALPMIVLFGVFAKRIVNSIGFSGIK; from the coding sequence ATGACCAGCACCCTGCCCCCGGTGGTCGAACCGCAGACCACCCGCGCGATCACCACCCGTGGCGGTCCCCGACCGCCTCGTCGGAAGCCCTCCGTCGGACGGGTCATCGCCTGGATCGCGATGATCGCCGTCATCGTCGTGACCCTGTTCCCGTTCTACTGGATCCTCCGCACCGCCCTGTCCTCGAACGGTGCGATCTCGGCCGACCCCACCTCGCTCCTCCCCACGGGCTTCAGCCTCGGTGGCTTCGAGCGCGTGTTCGGCCTGCAGTCCACGAAGGAGGCGCTCGCCCAGGGCGGGTCCGGCGCTGCCATCAACTTCTGGCAGTACCTGCTGAACTCCGTGCTCACCGCGACGATGATCACCGTCGGCCAGGTGTTCTTCTCGGCCGGGGCGGCCTACGCGTTCGCGCGGTTGCGGTGGCCCGGGCGGGACCGCGTCTTCGCGGTCTTCCTCGCCGGACTGATGGTGCCGACGATCTTCACGCTCCTGCCGAACTTCACGCTGATCAAGTCGCTCGGCCTGGTCGACACCCTGTTCGGGATCGCCCTGCCGTCGATGCTCATGACGCCGTTCGCGGTGTTCTTCCTCCGGCAGTTCTTCCTCGGGATCTCCCGCGAGGTCGAGGAGGCGGCACTCATCGACGGCGCCGGCAAGGTCCGGGTCTTCTTCCGGCTCATCCTCCCGATGGCCTCCGCCCCGATCGCGACGCTCGCCGTCCTGACGTACATCACGGCGTGGAACGACTACTTCTGGCCGCTGATGGTCTCGTACACCGACAGCTCCCGCGTGCTCACGGTGGCGCTCGGGGTCTTCAAGTCGCAGTCGCCGCAGTCCGGCACCGACTGGGCCGGGCTCATGGCCGCGACGCTCGTGGCGGCGCTCCCGATGATCGTGCTCTTCGGCGTCTTCGCCAAGCGGATCGTCAACTCCATCGGCTTCTCCGGCATCAAGTAG
- a CDS encoding sugar ABC transporter substrate-binding protein, producing MTNSITRRALFAGGASALALGALAACSTTGTPNPRSGATGTVSYWLWDSNQLPAYQAVAKAFERENPGITIRITQLGWADYWTKLTAGFIAGTAPDVFTDHLSKFPQFADLDVLYKLDELEATSGIRDDDYQSGLAQLWKGRDGDRYGSPKDWDTVAMFYDQKVIAKAGYTADDLAALSWNPDDGGTFERAVAHLTIDGKGRRGDEPGFDKTDVAVYGMSANGSGGDGFGQTQWSPFTGSIDWFYTNKNPWGNRFRYDDAGFQKTISWYFGLAEKGYMPKYGVFSTTTGPDVQLGSKKVALSFNGSWMIGTYANLPGIDVGIAPTPTGPIGHRASMFNGLGDSITKQARNPEAAAKWVAFLGSAAAQEIVGRAGIVFPARRSGTDAAVAAYAKRGLDVTAFTEQVEDGTTFLFPVTRNPADVQALVQPAFDDIYANGKPISTLTGVNEQVNNLLALT from the coding sequence ATGACGAACTCCATCACCCGCCGCGCCCTCTTCGCCGGCGGAGCGTCCGCCCTGGCGCTCGGTGCGCTCGCCGCCTGCTCCACCACGGGCACCCCGAACCCGCGGAGCGGTGCGACCGGCACGGTGTCCTACTGGCTCTGGGACTCGAACCAGCTGCCGGCGTACCAGGCCGTCGCCAAGGCCTTCGAGCGCGAGAACCCCGGCATCACGATCAGGATCACCCAGCTCGGGTGGGCCGACTACTGGACGAAGCTCACCGCCGGGTTCATCGCCGGCACCGCGCCGGACGTGTTCACGGACCACCTGTCGAAGTTCCCCCAGTTCGCCGACCTCGACGTGCTGTACAAGCTCGACGAGCTCGAGGCGACGTCGGGTATCCGTGACGACGACTACCAGTCCGGGCTCGCCCAGCTCTGGAAGGGGCGGGACGGCGACCGGTACGGCTCGCCGAAGGACTGGGACACGGTCGCGATGTTCTACGACCAGAAGGTCATCGCGAAGGCCGGGTACACCGCCGACGACCTGGCCGCCCTGTCCTGGAACCCCGATGACGGCGGCACCTTCGAGCGCGCCGTCGCGCACCTCACGATCGACGGCAAGGGGCGCCGCGGGGACGAGCCGGGTTTCGACAAGACGGACGTCGCCGTCTACGGGATGAGCGCCAACGGCAGCGGGGGCGACGGGTTCGGGCAGACCCAGTGGTCGCCGTTCACCGGGTCGATCGACTGGTTCTACACGAACAAGAACCCCTGGGGGAACCGGTTCCGCTACGACGACGCCGGGTTCCAGAAGACGATCTCGTGGTACTTCGGGCTCGCCGAGAAGGGCTACATGCCGAAGTACGGGGTCTTCTCCACGACGACCGGACCGGACGTCCAGCTCGGCTCGAAGAAGGTGGCGCTCTCGTTCAACGGCTCGTGGATGATCGGGACGTACGCGAACCTCCCGGGCATCGACGTCGGCATCGCGCCGACGCCGACCGGGCCGATCGGACACCGCGCGTCGATGTTCAACGGTCTCGGCGACTCGATCACGAAGCAGGCGCGGAACCCGGAGGCAGCGGCGAAGTGGGTCGCGTTCCTCGGCAGCGCTGCCGCCCAGGAGATCGTCGGCCGGGCGGGCATCGTCTTCCCGGCACGCCGATCGGGGACCGACGCAGCGGTGGCGGCGTACGCGAAGCGGGGCCTCGACGTGACGGCCTTCACCGAGCAGGTCGAGGACGGCACGACGTTCCTGTTCCCCGTGACCCGGAACCCGGCCGACGTGCAGGCCCTCGTGCAACCGGCGTTCGACGACATCTACGCGAACGGCAAGCCGATCAGCACGCTGACCGGCGTGAACGAGCAGGTCAACAACCTCCTCGCCCTCACCTGA
- a CDS encoding RbsD/FucU family protein, whose amino-acid sequence MMLRYTLTHQPTLSALASLGHGSKVLVADGNYPFATAMRPGAALVHLNFRPGLLDVDEVLTTLLDAVPVEAATVMEAPADTVVAAHEGYRRILGPDVPLGALDRFAFYDAVRAPETGLVIATGDQRSHANLLLEIGFQPAPER is encoded by the coding sequence ATGATGCTGCGCTACACCCTCACCCACCAGCCGACGCTGAGCGCGCTCGCGTCGCTCGGGCACGGCTCCAAGGTGCTGGTCGCCGACGGGAACTACCCGTTCGCGACGGCGATGCGTCCCGGCGCCGCGCTCGTGCACCTCAACTTCCGCCCCGGACTGCTCGACGTCGACGAGGTCCTGACGACCCTGCTCGACGCGGTCCCGGTCGAGGCGGCGACGGTCATGGAGGCTCCGGCGGACACCGTCGTCGCGGCGCACGAGGGCTACCGGCGCATCCTCGGGCCGGACGTACCGCTCGGTGCGCTCGACCGGTTCGCGTTCTACGACGCGGTCCGGGCGCCCGAGACCGGGTTGGTCATCGCGACCGGCGACCAGCGCTCGCACGCGAACCTGCTGCTCGAGATCGGGTTCCAGCCCGCGCCGGAGCGGTAG
- a CDS encoding LacI family DNA-binding transcriptional regulator, with protein MTATYKDLQQATGLSLATISKFYNGGTVRDENAQAIERAAATLGFRPNGFARSLRSRRSGTIGVLLPALDNDFHLTVIAGVESALRAHGTSVIVSSSPDAAAGAVDLLLSRMVDGIIAVPSDHDVEALARAAERVPVVQIDWRADTLATDGVFLDNRGAGALAARHLLDHGHRRVGVVAGAPAVSTMRERTAGFRAVVEREGGVLGPDSVVEGPLTVQHGQAAMQRLLVQPDRPTAVFCANYELTLGAVIALNESGLTLGRELSVLGFDGLELAQATVPKLTVIVQPTHELAVRAADLIHARLTDPDADPAPVDVVVAPRLVAGGSVARLVTPTEA; from the coding sequence GTGACGGCGACCTACAAGGACCTGCAGCAGGCGACGGGGCTCTCGCTCGCGACGATCTCGAAGTTCTACAACGGCGGCACCGTCCGCGACGAGAACGCGCAGGCGATCGAACGGGCCGCGGCGACGCTCGGGTTCCGTCCCAACGGGTTCGCCCGGAGCCTGCGCTCCCGGCGGTCCGGCACGATCGGCGTCCTGCTGCCGGCGCTCGACAACGACTTCCACCTCACCGTGATCGCCGGGGTCGAGAGCGCACTGCGGGCGCACGGGACGAGCGTCATCGTCTCGTCCAGCCCGGACGCCGCAGCGGGCGCGGTCGACCTGCTCCTCAGCCGGATGGTGGACGGCATCATCGCGGTGCCGTCGGACCACGACGTCGAGGCCCTGGCGCGTGCGGCCGAGCGCGTGCCGGTCGTGCAGATCGACTGGCGTGCGGACACCCTCGCCACCGACGGCGTCTTCCTCGACAACCGCGGCGCCGGCGCCCTCGCCGCCCGCCACCTGCTCGACCACGGGCACCGCCGGGTCGGGGTCGTCGCGGGTGCCCCCGCGGTCTCCACCATGCGGGAGCGCACCGCAGGCTTCCGTGCGGTGGTCGAACGGGAGGGCGGTGTCCTCGGACCGGACTCGGTCGTCGAGGGCCCCCTCACGGTGCAGCACGGGCAGGCGGCGATGCAGCGGCTCCTCGTGCAGCCGGACCGACCGACAGCGGTCTTCTGCGCGAACTACGAACTCACCCTCGGAGCCGTCATCGCGCTGAACGAGTCCGGGCTGACCCTCGGCCGGGAGCTCTCCGTGCTCGGGTTCGACGGCCTCGAACTCGCCCAGGCCACCGTCCCGAAGCTCACCGTCATCGTGCAGCCCACGCACGAGCTCGCCGTCCGCGCCGCCGACCTGATCCACGCGCGCCTGACGGACCCCGACGCCGACCCGGCTCCCGTCGACGTCGTCGTCGCACCCCGTCTGGTCGCCGGTGGATCGGTCGCCCGACTCGTCACCCCCACGGAGGCATGA
- a CDS encoding aldo/keto reductase, with protein MDVPTSRPLRTGARIPTIGLGTFGSDRYGPDEVAAAVRGGLDAGFRLVDCASVYGNEPEVGAAIAASGVPREDLFVMSKVWNDAHDPADAVASVERSLRDLGLDHLDAVFVHWPFPNHHAPHASVEDRDRSARPYDHAPYLALWRALEGLVDAGLVRHLGTSNTTVPKLRLLLRDARVLPALNEMELHPTFQQPELFDFCRANDIQPVGYSPLGSPSRPERDREDDDPVDVDHPVVRRIAEAHGVHPAVVCLKWAVARGQVPIPFSVKPEQYRANLDGALTDPLTDEELRAMQDVDRGVRLIKGQVFLWSGAASWHDLWDEDGTIPGGVG; from the coding sequence GTGGACGTCCCGACGAGCCGACCCCTGCGGACCGGCGCACGCATCCCGACGATCGGGCTCGGCACGTTCGGCTCCGACCGGTACGGCCCGGACGAGGTGGCGGCGGCGGTCCGCGGCGGCCTCGACGCCGGCTTCCGGTTGGTCGACTGCGCCTCGGTCTACGGCAACGAGCCCGAGGTCGGCGCAGCGATCGCGGCGAGCGGTGTCCCGCGCGAGGACCTCTTCGTGATGTCGAAGGTCTGGAACGACGCGCACGACCCGGCCGATGCGGTCGCGTCGGTCGAGCGATCACTCCGGGACCTGGGGCTCGACCACCTCGACGCGGTGTTCGTGCACTGGCCGTTCCCGAACCACCACGCGCCGCACGCCTCGGTCGAGGACCGCGACCGGTCGGCCCGCCCCTACGACCACGCCCCGTACCTCGCGCTCTGGCGGGCGCTCGAGGGGCTCGTCGACGCTGGACTGGTCCGGCACCTCGGCACGTCGAACACGACGGTCCCCAAGCTGCGGCTGCTGCTCCGCGACGCCCGGGTCCTCCCGGCGCTCAACGAGATGGAGCTGCACCCGACGTTCCAGCAACCGGAGCTGTTCGACTTCTGCCGCGCGAACGACATCCAGCCCGTGGGTTACTCGCCGCTCGGGTCACCGTCCCGCCCGGAGCGCGACCGCGAGGACGACGACCCCGTGGACGTCGACCACCCCGTCGTCCGGCGGATCGCCGAGGCGCACGGCGTGCACCCCGCCGTGGTCTGCCTCAAGTGGGCGGTCGCGCGCGGGCAGGTCCCGATCCCGTTCTCGGTCAAGCCCGAGCAGTACCGCGCGAACCTCGACGGTGCGCTGACGGACCCGCTCACCGACGAGGAACTCCGGGCGATGCAGGACGTCGACCGCGGCGTCCGGCTCATCAAGGGGCAGGTGTTCCTGTGGTCGGGCGCCGCAAGCTGGCACGACCTGTGGGACGAGGACGGCACGATCCCCGGGGGTGTCGGGTGA
- a CDS encoding alpha-L-fucosidase: MPEPHDLPRIDPAALPAPVDVSDNSVALAAVAAVVAAGPYEATWESLRGYTPPRWYEDAKFGVFLHWGVYSVPAFRNEWYSRDMYRAGTPEFEHHVATYGPQSEFGYKDFIPSFTMEHFDPQDWATLFRRAGAQFVVPVAEHHDGFAMYDTDRSRWSAARMGPERDVFGDLLQAVDDAFMVRGASSHRAEHWFFMNGGARFDSDVLDPRFIDFYGPAQREETAPNERHLEDWLLRTVEVIDKYRPQVLWFDWWIEQPAFEPWLRTLAAYYYNRAAEWGREVVINYKWQAFADGSAVYDIERGAMGDIPPVVWQNDTSVSKSAWCWIEGHDYKSARDLVAELVDVVAKNGVLLLNVGPKPDGTIAEPEQRLLEGIGRWLTANGEAIYGTRPWRVFGEGPTHVQAGSFVDGAAPAYTSEDVRFTTRHDVTGEYVYAVLLADPADGVARIRSFGSGTNLLGRPIRSVEVLGADGEVQWTQTATALEVVVPTGTDPDSGPVVKVWLRPEERQERTDSLHG, encoded by the coding sequence ATGCCCGAACCCCACGACCTGCCACGGATCGACCCGGCAGCCCTGCCGGCGCCGGTCGACGTCAGCGACAACTCGGTGGCGCTCGCTGCCGTCGCCGCGGTCGTCGCCGCCGGCCCGTACGAGGCGACCTGGGAGTCACTCCGCGGGTACACGCCACCGCGCTGGTACGAGGACGCCAAGTTCGGGGTCTTCCTGCACTGGGGCGTCTACTCGGTGCCGGCCTTCCGGAACGAGTGGTACTCGCGGGACATGTACCGCGCGGGCACCCCCGAGTTCGAGCACCACGTGGCCACCTACGGACCGCAGTCGGAGTTCGGGTACAAGGACTTCATCCCGTCGTTCACGATGGAGCACTTCGACCCGCAGGACTGGGCGACCCTGTTCCGTCGCGCGGGGGCGCAGTTCGTGGTCCCCGTCGCCGAGCACCACGACGGCTTCGCGATGTACGACACCGACCGCTCCCGGTGGAGCGCGGCGCGGATGGGGCCGGAGCGCGACGTGTTCGGCGACCTGCTCCAGGCGGTCGACGACGCGTTCATGGTCCGCGGAGCTTCCTCGCACCGGGCCGAGCACTGGTTCTTCATGAACGGGGGCGCCCGGTTCGACTCGGACGTGCTCGACCCGCGGTTCATCGACTTCTACGGCCCGGCCCAGCGCGAGGAGACCGCGCCGAACGAGCGACACCTCGAGGACTGGCTGCTCCGGACCGTCGAGGTCATCGACAAGTACCGGCCGCAGGTGCTCTGGTTCGACTGGTGGATCGAGCAGCCAGCGTTCGAGCCGTGGCTGCGCACCCTCGCCGCGTACTACTACAACCGTGCCGCCGAGTGGGGGCGCGAGGTCGTCATCAACTACAAGTGGCAGGCGTTCGCGGACGGCTCCGCGGTCTACGACATCGAGCGCGGTGCGATGGGGGACATCCCGCCGGTCGTCTGGCAGAACGACACCTCGGTGTCGAAGTCCGCCTGGTGCTGGATCGAGGGGCACGACTACAAGTCCGCGCGCGACCTCGTCGCCGAGCTCGTCGACGTCGTCGCGAAGAACGGCGTCCTCCTGCTCAACGTCGGCCCGAAGCCGGACGGCACGATCGCCGAGCCCGAGCAGCGGCTGCTGGAGGGCATAGGCCGGTGGTTGACCGCCAACGGTGAGGCGATCTACGGCACCCGTCCCTGGCGCGTCTTCGGCGAGGGTCCGACGCACGTCCAGGCGGGGTCGTTCGTCGACGGCGCCGCTCCGGCCTACACGTCCGAGGACGTCCGGTTCACCACCCGCCACGACGTCACCGGCGAGTACGTCTACGCGGTCCTGCTCGCCGACCCGGCGGACGGTGTCGCGCGCATCCGCTCGTTCGGCAGCGGCACGAACCTGCTCGGACGGCCGATCCGCAGCGTCGAGGTGCTCGGCGCCGACGGCGAGGTGCAGTGGACGCAGACCGCCACGGCGCTCGAGGTCGTGGTGCCGACCGGTACCGATCCCGATTCCGGCCCGGTCGTGAAGGTCTGGCTGCGTCCGGAGGAGCGGCAGGAACGAACCGACTCGCTGCACGGGTGA
- a CDS encoding ScbR family autoregulator-binding transcription factor, which yields MERRALILEAAAREFERVGFAATTIAAVAREAGVSQGALHFHFPTKLSLALGVIDEQNVRTFDVVSHHDASPAEALVRASRGIAGMLLTDPVVSAGIRLSLERGEFGAATAAFYDQWIGGISDLFRLAIASGELRTDLTPEQLGATVVPMFTGVQLVSAVRTGRQDLFPAVATMWRMVLTAVADPRHRPRLLGVVADAFGTAD from the coding sequence GTGGAACGACGCGCACTGATCCTGGAGGCCGCCGCCCGTGAGTTCGAGCGTGTCGGCTTCGCCGCCACGACGATCGCGGCCGTCGCCCGCGAGGCGGGCGTCTCGCAGGGCGCCCTGCACTTCCACTTCCCCACCAAGCTGTCCCTCGCGCTCGGGGTCATCGACGAGCAGAACGTGCGGACGTTCGACGTCGTGAGCCACCACGACGCGTCGCCCGCCGAGGCGCTCGTCCGGGCCTCCCGGGGCATCGCCGGCATGCTGCTGACCGACCCCGTCGTGAGCGCCGGCATCCGGCTCTCGCTCGAACGCGGCGAGTTCGGTGCCGCGACCGCCGCCTTCTACGACCAGTGGATCGGTGGGATCAGCGACCTGTTCCGCCTCGCGATCGCGAGCGGCGAACTCCGGACGGACCTCACCCCCGAGCAGCTCGGCGCGACCGTCGTCCCGATGTTCACCGGAGTCCAGCTCGTCTCGGCGGTGCGGACCGGTCGGCAGGACCTCTTCCCCGCGGTCGCGACGATGTGGCGGATGGTGCTCACCGCCGTCGCGGACCCTCGGCACCGGCCCCGCTTGCTGGGGGTCGTGGCGGACGCGTTCGGCACGGCAGACTGA
- a CDS encoding BLUF domain-containing protein, translating into MLVSIVYMSRAATPFDDAALTELLRGSRLRNEALGVSGILLAKDGRFMQLLEGPAWSVDDRFAAIARDPRHGEVKSLVREDIERRRFDGWSMAYRSLDDSDIAAEEGFSPFLTDGVDFPRSFDRTSAAWLLKWFRDRELHDR; encoded by the coding sequence GTGCTCGTCTCCATCGTCTACATGAGCCGGGCGGCCACCCCCTTCGACGACGCCGCCCTGACCGAACTCCTGCGTGGGTCGCGGCTCCGGAACGAGGCGCTGGGGGTCTCCGGCATCCTGTTGGCGAAGGACGGCCGCTTCATGCAGCTGCTCGAGGGCCCGGCGTGGAGCGTGGACGACCGGTTCGCCGCGATCGCGCGCGACCCCCGCCACGGCGAGGTGAAGTCGCTCGTGCGCGAGGACATCGAACGCCGTCGGTTCGACGGCTGGTCGATGGCCTACCGGTCGCTCGACGACTCCGACATCGCCGCCGAGGAGGGCTTCAGCCCGTTCCTCACCGACGGCGTCGACTTCCCGCGGTCCTTCGACCGCACGAGCGCGGCCTGGCTGCTGAAGTGGTTCCGCGACCGCGAGCTCCACGACCGCTGA